The DNA sequence TCGGGAAAATATTGCCGATGTCTATCCCAATGTCCCTAACTTTGAAAAGAAAACCACCTAAACCTCATGACTCGGACTCTTAACCTACCACTATAAATATATAGCAACCTCATTTGAGATTGCAGCGGTAAAGTGATTATCATAAATTTATAGGCTGGTCAATATAGCGTTACGTAGACTGTTTTGAGAGAGTAGAAATGTTAAAATACTTTCCATAAAATATTTTCTGACTTGTCCCCGTCTAACCCTAAATGAGTAACGCTATAAAAACATGAACGGTTAATCATCATGAGTCGAAATAATCTCAGAAAGAATCTCTGGCCTGCGTGAATTTATTCGTTCTAATCCTGATGCAAGAGAACTGAAACAAGTCTGGTATTTATGTCCAACATTTAAGGCTGTTAAGTGGTTATTTGAATGGTTTATCGATCATTTTACACTGCATTCTGGGCAACTTCATATGTATGGTGTCTTCTCATGAACAATTTATGTTTGCTATATCAACTCAATCATTACAGTCCAAACGAACACAACTATGGAAATTACAGCTATTGCTAGAGAACGAGAGGGGATTCTCAGTGGGATGGCCCAAATTGCGCTGTTGGGGGGAACCCGGACATTAACCCCAGCCGACATCGCCAGCCTCCAGGCCTGTAGCCACTATCTTTTTCAAACTGAACTCAGAGACTGGCATCAACTGCCTCCAATTCTCCCCCAACAGTTAGCTGCGCGTTTACCCAATCCACGCCAACGGGAAATAGCCCTGCAACTGCTGACCGTGATGGCCTTTGTGGATGGGGTAGTGGATGAAGCCAAAATCAACCTCGTTCTCACCTATGCCGATGCCCTCGAAGTTCATGCAGACTACATTCAGGATTTAGTTGCCACCACCCGCCGCCAATGGGCCTGGATTTTAGCGGATATGAGCCAGCGAAACATTGAGAGTATTATCGGGCAACCCTGGGCAGGAGCCGACATCACCGCCTGGTTATTACCCTATCAACATAGGAGTGACCCGATCTTAGTAGATCGTTTCCAGGCCCTAGCTGAACTCCCCGCCGACACCCTTGGCTACAAATTTTGGGACTTTTATCAAGCCCAGGCCTATGGGTTTCCAGGAGAACCTAGGGGCTTAAATGCCAGATTTGCTGTTCCCCACGACTGTATCCATTTGCTGGCAGGCTATGACACCTCACCCGCTGGAGAAATTCTCGTTTCTACCTTTACCGCCGCCATGCACCGTCAAAAACCAATGGCTGGCCACATCTTGCCCGTAATTTACAGTTGGCATTTAGGGATTGCTTTTAATGATGTCGCCGGATCTGCCCAAGGAGCATTAGATCCCAAGGAATTCTGGCAGGCCTGGGCCCGGGGGCATGATACAGCCATAGATTTATTTGACCCGGCCTGGGATTTTTGGGCTATAACAGCAATACCCCTAGAAGAACTCCGAGACATTTATAAAATTCCTGTCCGATAAGATTAAGAGAAAAGTAGGGAGAGACTAAGCGGGCACGGGGAATCGAACCCCGATCAGTAGCTTGGAAGGCTGCGGTTTTACCACTAAACTATGCCCGCACGATTTAAAATCCTGACTTAATCGGCAATGTCTATTTTAGCCTATTATTTCTCACTCTCAGGCCTGGAAATGCCAGAAAATCATCGGGCTGCAAATTGCTATCCAGCTATGGCATTACTGATTTAGGGTGAGACGGGGACAAGTCAGAAAATGCTTGATCGGCAGTCTTTTTGACAGTTCTACTCTCTTAGAACAGCCTGCATCACGCTATCAGGAGGGAGTTAGGAGGGGAAAGCCTAATGCTTGGCGTTGCTCTAAGTAGAGTTGGGCCACCTGCCGGGCTAAGTGTCGAATTTTACCAATGTAGCGAGTCCGTTCCGCCACAGAAATAACCCCCCTTGCATCGAGCAAATTAAAGGTGTGGGAGCATTTGAGGACATAATCCAGGCCGGGTAGGACTAACTTCCGGGCAATCAGTTGTTCTGCTTCCGTTTGGTATAGGTTAAACAAAGTAAACAGCATCTCTGGGTTGGCAGCTTCAAAGTTATAGGTGGATTGCTCAATTTCTCCCTGTAAATGCACATCCCCATAGGTTAGGTCTTGATTCCACTGAATTTTGGCGATGGCATCCACCTCTTGCAAATACATGGTTAAACGTTCCAGTCCATAGGTAATTTCAATGGAAACCGGACGACAATCCAACCCCCCACATTGTTGAAAATAGGTAAATTGGGTCACTTCCATCCCATCCAGCCAAACCTCCCAACCTGTGCCCCAGGCCCCCACCGCCGCATCTTCCCAGTTATCCTCGACAAAGCGAATATCATGTTCTTCGGGTTTAATGCCCAAGGCCCGCAGTGAATCTAAATAAACCTCCTGAATGGTGTCCGGTGAGGGCTTAATCAGAACTTGATATTGGTAGTAGTACTGATAACGGTTGGGATTTTCGCCATACCGTCCATCTCCCGGCCGCCGACAGGGTTCAACATAGGCCACGGCCCAAGGTTCCGGTCCCAAGGCTCGCAAAAAGGTATGTGGACTTTTCGTCCCCGCGCCTTTTTCAATGTCATAGGCCTGGGCAATCAAGCAACCCCGCTCTCCCCAAAATTGATGCAAGGTTCCAATCACGGCCTGGAAGTTCACGAGTTTTCCTACCCCAATCTTGAACGTATCGCTTTTCCAGAATATCGAATCATTGGGGCACAAGTGCAAAACAGGTACATCTGAACTTAGATTAAAGCC is a window from the Pseudocalidococcus azoricus BACA0444 genome containing:
- the glyQ gene encoding glycine--tRNA ligase subunit alpha, coding for MNFQAVIGTLHQFWGERGCLIAQAYDIEKGAGTKSPHTFLRALGPEPWAVAYVEPCRRPGDGRYGENPNRYQYYYQYQVLIKPSPDTIQEVYLDSLRALGIKPEEHDIRFVEDNWEDAAVGAWGTGWEVWLDGMEVTQFTYFQQCGGLDCRPVSIEITYGLERLTMYLQEVDAIAKIQWNQDLTYGDVHLQGEIEQSTYNFEAANPEMLFTLFNLYQTEAEQLIARKLVLPGLDYVLKCSHTFNLLDARGVISVAERTRYIGKIRHLARQVAQLYLEQRQALGFPLLTPS